The stretch of DNA CATTGCCCAGGAGCTGGGAATTGAGCCAGAATCCATTCAGATGCGGGTAGCCTTTAATCGGGAGCTGCCCTGGGTGGATGGTAAAAGCCGCCCGTGTTTTCTGGTGGAGTGGGCCGAGCCCAACGGCCGCGATGGTGTAGCCATTGCCGGCCCTTACACCTATAACTTCTTCGAGCTGACCCGGCAGGAGGCCTACGAACTAGGCCCGGTAAACGCCTGGCGCCAGCATCTACTCAATCTGTACGCCGGCTGCGAGCTGGTGGTACAGGCCCGCCTTACCCAGCCGCTCTCCGATACCCCCGACCCCGTACGCCTCTCGGTAATCCAGAATGCCCTGCAGGAGCGCACCAACTGGCGCATTGGAGTAAATATTCAGTTGCGGGAGTTTTTGCGCTTGGGTACCCAGGAGTATTACATCTTTGACGGGCACTGGCTCTGGAACCCCAACTACCGCTACTCCTCCGTAAAAGGCTTTATCCCAATTGGCGACAAAACCCTGTTTGAGCTGCCAAAACTGGCTTACATTCCGGTCACCAACGTGTCGCCGTTTGAGCCCATTCCGGCAGTAGGCGAGGATGGTGCGTATCCTGGTCAGCTCACGGGTTTCATTGCCGTGAAGGACAACCAGATTCTAGAGATTAACGAGCCGCAGCCCTACATACGGCTGCTTTACAACAAGCTGGCCCTGTACTATGTGCTGGGCCAGGAGCACGGCCCGTTTCAGATTGAGCAGCAGATAACGCGCTAGGCCAGTATTAGGCCAGGTTAGTAGTAGTGCTGCTAATGAGAAGGCCGCCCCGACAGTGTCGGGGCGGCCTTTTGCTGTGTTACTAGTAGCCTGGTGGCACCCAGGTTAAACGCCTGCCGCCGACTTGAGCTTGTGCCCAAACACCTGGCGCACCTTGTCAACCTTAGGCTTTACCACAAACTGGCAGTAAGGCTGCTGGCCATTCTGGTTGAAGTAATCCTGATGGTAGTTTTCTGCCACGTAGAAAGTAGGCAGCGGCACAATTTCCGTCACGATGGGATTAGGAAAGGCGTGGGCCTCATTGAGCTTCTGCTTGTAGGCCTCTGCCAGCTGCCGCTGCTCCTCATTGTGGTAGAAGATAGCCGAGCGATACTGGGTGCCCGTGTCAGCGCCCTGGCGGTTAAGGGTGGTGGGGTCGTGAGTTTTCCAAAAAATTTCCAGCAACTCCTCAAAGGTGATTTTGCTGGGCTCATAGGTAATCTGGATTACCTCCGCGTGGCCCGTAAGGCCACTGCAAACTTCCTTATAGGTGGGGTTGGCAATTTTGCCGCCCGTGTAGCCAGACACTACTTTTTCTACGCCATTAAGGTTCTGAAATACTGCTTCTACGCACCAAAAGCAGCCAGCACCAAACGTTGCCTGTTCCATGTATTTCTAACGTTCTGAAGTGATAAGAATAGGCCTAGCCCATGGGCCAGGCAGCCTGCTGCTACTGCTTGCAAACGCAAGGGGCAGCAGCTCAACGGTCATACGCTAATAAGGAAATTCGGGGTGAAAAAGTTTAGCCATCTGTAATACCCATAAACCCACAGCGGCCTCCCAAGTGCACTTGGGAGGCCGCTGTTTTACTGAAAGGCAAGCTTACTTCTGGAACCGCTCTGCTAGCACCAGATCTTTGGTGCCGTGGCCCCAGGAGTAGAATCCCTCGCCCGATTTCACGCCCAGGCGGCCCGCCATTACCATATTCACCAGCAAAGGGCAGGGGGCGTACTTCTGGTTACCCAGGCCTTCATGCAACACGCGCAGAATGGCCAGGCACACATCCAGGCCAATAAAGTCGGCGAGCTGAAGCGGGCCCATGGGGTGAGCCATACCTAGCTTCATCACAGTGTCAATTTCTTCAACGCCGGCCACACCCTCATACAGGGAGTAGATAGCCTCGTTGATCATTGGCATCAGAATGCGGTTGGCCACAAAACCGGGGTAGTCATTCACCTCGGTTGGGGTTTTGCCCAACTGGCGGGAAAGCTCCATCACGCGCTCCGTTACCTCATCCGAAGTAGCATACCCCCTGATTACCTCTACCAGCTTCATGACCGGCACCGGGTTCATGAAGTGCATACCAATAACCTGAGCGGGGCGCCGGGTAACGGCCGCAATTTTGGTGATGGAGATTGAGGAGGTGTTGGACGCCAGGATGGCCTGGGCGGGGGCGTGTTGGTCAAGCTCCCGGAAAATGTTCAGCTTCAGCTCTACGTTCTCCGTGGCAGCTTCAACCACCAAATCAGCATTCTTTACGCCTTCTGCCACACTGGTAAAGGTAGTCAGGCGGCCGAGGGTGTCCGTTTTTGCAGTATCAGAAAGGGTGCCTTTTGCAACCTGCCGGTCAAGGTTTTTGCTAATGGTGGCCAGGGCTTTGTCTAGCGCCGGTTGGTTGATATCAATAAGAGAAACGGGAAAACCATGCTGAGCAAAGACGTGCGCAATGCCATTGCCCATGGTGCCGGAACCGATTACGGCTACATTCATCATCAGTAGGAAGAGGTTGGGTGGGGTGGATTTTCTGGGCGTTAGGCCACTAGGTGGGGCATAAAGCTACGGCAAAACTACGCAGCAGAAGATGGCCTAGCACCACCTCTAGGCCAGGCATTGAGAAATTTTTTAGCTGATCTAAACAGGTAAAAATGGGCTAATTACAGCATTGAGCCGGTTTATGATGTCTTTTTCATATATTTTTTTCATTGAATAATATCCTTTTCACTATACCCGCGTACAAATCCGCAAATGGCCTTCCTTTCCAATTAATCCTCGGATTAGTAGTGAGGTCACTTGAATACC from Hymenobacter taeanensis encodes:
- a CDS encoding 3-hydroxyacyl-CoA dehydrogenase family protein, encoding MMNVAVIGSGTMGNGIAHVFAQHGFPVSLIDINQPALDKALATISKNLDRQVAKGTLSDTAKTDTLGRLTTFTSVAEGVKNADLVVEAATENVELKLNIFRELDQHAPAQAILASNTSSISITKIAAVTRRPAQVIGMHFMNPVPVMKLVEVIRGYATSDEVTERVMELSRQLGKTPTEVNDYPGFVANRILMPMINEAIYSLYEGVAGVEEIDTVMKLGMAHPMGPLQLADFIGLDVCLAILRVLHEGLGNQKYAPCPLLVNMVMAGRLGVKSGEGFYSWGHGTKDLVLAERFQK
- the msrA gene encoding peptide-methionine (S)-S-oxide reductase MsrA — encoded protein: MEQATFGAGCFWCVEAVFQNLNGVEKVVSGYTGGKIANPTYKEVCSGLTGHAEVIQITYEPSKITFEELLEIFWKTHDPTTLNRQGADTGTQYRSAIFYHNEEQRQLAEAYKQKLNEAHAFPNPIVTEIVPLPTFYVAENYHQDYFNQNGQQPYCQFVVKPKVDKVRQVFGHKLKSAAGV